One genomic segment of Garra rufa chromosome 13, GarRuf1.0, whole genome shotgun sequence includes these proteins:
- the LOC141348720 gene encoding ADP-ribosylation factor 6 yields MGKMLSKIFGNKEMRILMLGLDAAGKTTILYKLKLGQSVTTIPTVGFNVETVTYKNVKFNVWDVGGQDKIRPLWRHYYTGTQGLIFVVDCADRDRIDEARQELHRIINDREMRDAIILIFANKQDLPDAMKPHEIQEKLGLTRIRDRNWYVQPSCATTGDGLYEGLTWLTSNYKS; encoded by the coding sequence ATGGGGAAGATGCTTTCGAAGATCTTTGGCAACAAGGAGATGAGAATATTGATGCTTGGACTTGACGCGGCGGGAAAGACCACGATCCTCTACAAACTCAAACTGGGACAGTCGGTGACCACCATCCCGACGGTGGGCTTCAACGTGGAGACGGTCACCTACAAGAACGTCAAGTTCAACGTGTGGGACGTCGGCGGACAGGACAAGATCCGGCCGCTCTGGAGGCACTACTACACCGGCACCCAAGGCCTGATCTTCGTGGTGGACTGCGCCGACAGAGACCGGATCGACGAGGCCAGACAGGAGCTGCACCGCATCATCAACGACCGCGAGATGCGGGACGCCATCATCCTCATCTTCGCCAACAAGCAAGACCTGCCCGACGCCATGAAGCCGCACGAGATCCAGGAGAAGCTGGGTCTGACCCGCATCCGAGACCGCAACTGGTACGTTCAGCCGTCCTGCGCCACCACGGGCGACGGACTCTACGAAGGGCTCACCTGGCTCACCTCCAACTACAAGTCCTAA